A single Rhodoligotrophos defluvii DNA region contains:
- a CDS encoding vitamin B12-dependent ribonucleotide reductase has translation MRIERRYTVAGTTPFDGLTFRRATSEIRNPDGSTVFKLENIEVPAFWSQVACDILAQKYFRKAGVPARLKRVEEETVPSWLWRSVPDEAALAALPEKERYTTETSVKQVCHRLAGTWTYWGWKGGYFDGEEDARAFYDELCFMLVTQKCAPNSPQWFNTGLHWAYGIDGPSQGHFYVDPATGKLTKSKSAYEHPQPHACFIQSVEDDLVNEGGIMDLWVREARLFKYGSGTGSNFSRIRGENEPLSGGGKSSGLMSFLKIGDRAAGAIKSGGTTRRAAKMVVVDIDHPDIEDYIDWKVKEEQKVAALVAGSRTVKQHLTAVLKACLNCEGSGDDCFDVAKNPALKRAVKAARRAHVPEAYVRRVIERARQGEDKVDFDTYDTDWDSEAYRTVSGQNSNNSVRVTDEFLDAVLKGGDWPLYWRTKQGVAKTVKARHLWDKIAYAAWACADPGIQFHTTINDWHTCPESGPIRASNPCSEYMFLDDTACNLASLNLLQFRNRETGAFEVELFEHATRLWTIVLEISVLMAQFPSREIARLSYEYRTLGLGFANIGGLLMTSGIAYDSDEARALCGAISAVMTGVAYATSAEMAAELGAFPGFAKNRDAMLRVMRNHRTAAYGRHQGYEALSIAPVPLDQESCRDTALIAHAKAAWDRAVELGERFGYRNAQATVIAPTGTIGLVMDCDTTGIEPDFALVKFKKLAGGGYFKIINQAVPEALRSLGYRPEQIKDMVDYAVGHGTLKGAPGINHETLKAKGFTDAVIEKIEQSLTTAFDIKFAFNKWSLGEAFCREVLNLSDEQLADMNFDMLAALGFSRKEIESANTFCCGAMTLEGAPHLLPEHLPVFDCANPCGRIGKRCLSVESHIRMMAAAQPFISGAISKTINMPHEATVEDAKEAYMLSWRLALKANALYRDGSKLSQPLSSQLIADDEDELDDFLEQPQAQRVERVVERIVEKVIEVQKRQKLPHRRKGYTQKALVGGHKVYLRTGEYEDGRLGEIFIDMHKEGAAFRAMMNNFAIAVSLGLQYGVPLEEYVEAFTFTRFEPAGLVQGNEAIKNATSILDYVFRELAVSYLGRNDLAHVDPADIGFDALGKGDVEGKAPDGEDELHGPRVPAALPAAKYLSTGYIRQKVSGNVVVMAKNAMASSASATALQHQLEQAYASGPSAIGTLAYEARTEATLHGFADSAAQPIVDDLSRRAEARMKGYEGEACGECGNFTMVRNGTCLKCDTCGSTSGCS, from the coding sequence GCGCGCCTGAAGCGTGTGGAGGAAGAGACCGTCCCGTCATGGCTGTGGCGCTCGGTTCCGGATGAAGCGGCGCTCGCCGCGCTGCCGGAGAAGGAGCGCTATACGACCGAAACCTCCGTCAAGCAGGTCTGCCACCGGTTGGCCGGCACCTGGACCTATTGGGGCTGGAAGGGCGGCTATTTCGACGGGGAGGAGGATGCGCGCGCCTTCTATGACGAGCTGTGCTTCATGCTCGTCACCCAGAAATGCGCGCCCAACAGCCCGCAATGGTTCAATACGGGCCTGCACTGGGCCTATGGGATCGACGGCCCGTCGCAGGGCCACTTCTACGTGGACCCGGCCACCGGCAAGCTCACGAAGTCGAAATCGGCCTATGAGCACCCGCAGCCCCATGCCTGCTTCATCCAGTCGGTCGAGGACGACCTGGTGAATGAAGGCGGCATCATGGACCTGTGGGTGCGCGAGGCGCGCCTGTTCAAATATGGCTCCGGCACCGGCTCCAATTTCTCGCGCATCCGCGGCGAGAACGAGCCCTTGTCCGGCGGCGGCAAGTCATCGGGCCTGATGAGCTTCCTCAAGATCGGCGACCGGGCCGCGGGGGCGATCAAGTCAGGCGGCACCACCCGGCGCGCCGCGAAGATGGTGGTGGTCGACATCGATCACCCCGACATCGAGGACTATATCGACTGGAAGGTGAAGGAGGAGCAGAAGGTCGCCGCGCTGGTTGCGGGCTCGCGCACGGTCAAGCAGCACCTCACGGCGGTGCTCAAGGCCTGCCTCAACTGCGAGGGCTCCGGCGATGACTGCTTCGATGTCGCCAAGAACCCGGCGCTGAAGCGCGCGGTCAAGGCGGCGCGGCGGGCCCACGTGCCGGAAGCTTATGTCCGTCGGGTCATCGAGAGAGCGCGCCAGGGCGAGGACAAGGTCGATTTCGACACCTATGACACCGACTGGGATTCGGAGGCCTATCGCACGGTTTCCGGCCAGAACTCGAACAACTCGGTACGGGTGACGGATGAGTTTCTCGATGCCGTCCTGAAGGGTGGAGACTGGCCGCTCTACTGGCGCACGAAGCAGGGCGTCGCCAAGACGGTCAAGGCCCGCCATCTCTGGGACAAGATCGCCTACGCGGCCTGGGCCTGCGCCGATCCCGGCATCCAGTTCCACACCACCATCAACGACTGGCACACCTGCCCAGAGAGCGGCCCCATCCGCGCGTCCAACCCGTGCTCGGAATACATGTTCCTCGACGATACGGCGTGCAATCTGGCGTCGCTCAACCTGCTGCAGTTCCGCAACCGCGAGACGGGCGCGTTCGAGGTGGAGCTGTTCGAGCATGCCACCCGGCTCTGGACCATCGTTCTGGAGATCTCGGTGCTTATGGCCCAGTTCCCGTCGCGGGAGATCGCCAGGCTCTCCTACGAGTACCGCACCCTGGGCTTAGGCTTCGCCAATATCGGCGGGCTGCTCATGACCTCGGGCATCGCCTATGATTCTGATGAGGCGCGCGCACTGTGCGGGGCGATCAGCGCCGTCATGACGGGAGTTGCCTACGCCACGTCGGCCGAAATGGCCGCCGAGCTCGGCGCGTTCCCCGGCTTTGCCAAGAACCGGGACGCCATGCTCCGGGTGATGCGCAATCACCGCACTGCCGCTTACGGCCGGCACCAGGGCTATGAGGCCTTGAGCATCGCGCCGGTGCCGCTCGACCAGGAATCCTGCCGCGACACGGCATTGATCGCTCATGCCAAGGCGGCCTGGGACCGGGCGGTCGAGCTGGGCGAGCGCTTTGGCTATCGCAACGCCCAGGCCACGGTGATCGCGCCGACCGGCACCATCGGCCTCGTGATGGACTGCGACACCACCGGCATCGAGCCCGATTTTGCCCTGGTGAAGTTCAAGAAGCTGGCTGGCGGCGGCTATTTCAAGATCATCAACCAGGCGGTGCCGGAGGCGCTGCGCTCCCTGGGCTACAGGCCCGAGCAGATCAAGGACATGGTCGACTACGCAGTGGGGCACGGCACGCTCAAGGGCGCGCCCGGCATCAATCACGAGACGCTCAAGGCCAAGGGCTTCACCGACGCGGTGATCGAGAAGATCGAGCAGAGTCTCACCACCGCCTTCGACATCAAGTTCGCCTTCAACAAGTGGAGCCTGGGCGAGGCGTTCTGCCGCGAGGTGCTGAACCTCTCGGACGAGCAGCTCGCCGACATGAATTTCGACATGCTCGCAGCGCTCGGCTTCTCCAGGAAGGAGATCGAGTCGGCCAACACTTTCTGCTGCGGGGCCATGACCCTCGAGGGCGCCCCGCATCTTCTGCCCGAGCACCTGCCGGTGTTCGATTGCGCCAACCCTTGCGGCCGCATCGGCAAGCGCTGCCTCTCGGTCGAGAGCCACATCCGCATGATGGCGGCCGCCCAGCCCTTCATCTCCGGCGCCATTTCCAAGACCATCAACATGCCGCACGAGGCAACCGTCGAGGACGCCAAGGAGGCTTACATGCTCTCCTGGCGGCTGGCCCTGAAGGCCAATGCGCTTTACCGCGACGGCTCCAAGCTGTCGCAGCCGCTCTCCTCGCAGCTGATCGCCGATGACGAGGACGAGCTGGACGACTTCCTGGAGCAGCCGCAGGCACAGCGGGTGGAACGGGTGGTCGAGCGCATCGTCGAGAAAGTCATCGAGGTGCAGAAGCGGCAGAAGCTGCCGCATCGCCGCAAGGGTTACACCCAGAAGGCGCTGGTGGGCGGCCACAAGGTGTATCTGCGCACCGGCGAATACGAAGACGGCCGGCTGGGTGAGATCTTCATCGACATGCACAAGGAGGGCGCGGCCTTTCGGGCGATGATGAACAACTTCGCCATCGCCGTGTCCCTGGGCCTGCAATACGGCGTGCCGCTGGAGGAATATGTGGAGGCCTTCACCTTCACCCGCTTCGAGCCGGCCGGCCTGGTGCAGGGCAATGAGGCGATCAAGAACGCCACCTCCATCCTCGACTATGTGTTCCGCGAGCTTGCGGTATCCTATCTCGGCCGCAACGATCTCGCCCATGTGGATCCGGCCGACATCGGCTTCGATGCCTTGGGCAAGGGCGACGTCGAAGGCAAGGCGCCCGATGGGGAGGATGAGCTGCACGGACCGCGTGTGCCGGCCGCCCTGCCCGCCGCCAAATATCTGTCGACCGGCTATATCCGGCAGAAGGTCTCCGGCAACGTGGTGGTGATGGCCAAGAACGCGATGGCTTCCTCCGCATCGGCGACAGCTCTGCAGCACCAGCTGGAGCAGGCTTATGCAAGCGGTCCATCAGCGATCGGCACGCTCGCTTACGAGGCCCGCACGGAAGCCACCTTGCACGGCTTTGCCGACAGCGCGGCGCAGCCAATCGTGGATGATCTCTCGCGGCGGGCGGAAGCGCGCATGAAGGGCTATGAGGGCGAGGCCTGCGGCGAATGCGGCAACTTCACCATGGTGCGCAATGGCACCTGCCTCAAATGCGACACCTGCGGCTCGACCAGCGGCTGCAGTTGA
- a CDS encoding L,D-transpeptidase family protein: MAALPPQAEARQLNDGYVTLSQLFQGGVTRPEARQRVASRSTSTTRRIVAYRTNKKPGSIVIDTSERALYYVMPGGKAMRYAVGVGREGFQWSGVHRVSRKAEWPRWTPPPEMRKRQPGLPVTMAGGPGNPLGARAIYIGSTLYRIHGTNDPRSIGRAMSSGCIRLMNNDVIDLYDRVRVGARVYVYH, from the coding sequence ATGGCGGCACTTCCTCCTCAGGCGGAAGCCCGGCAGCTCAATGATGGATATGTCACATTAAGCCAGCTGTTTCAGGGCGGCGTCACCCGGCCGGAAGCGCGGCAGCGTGTGGCCAGCCGTTCGACCAGCACCACCCGACGGATCGTCGCCTACAGGACCAACAAGAAGCCCGGATCGATCGTGATCGATACGAGCGAGCGGGCGCTCTACTACGTGATGCCGGGCGGCAAAGCCATGCGCTATGCGGTCGGGGTCGGGCGCGAGGGCTTCCAGTGGTCCGGCGTGCACAGGGTCTCGCGCAAAGCGGAATGGCCGCGCTGGACTCCGCCCCCGGAGATGCGCAAGCGCCAGCCCGGCCTGCCGGTGACCATGGCCGGCGGCCCAGGCAACCCGCTCGGCGCGCGGGCGATCTATATCGGATCGACCCTCTACCGCATCCACGGCACCAATGATCCGCGCAGCATCGGGCGGGCCATGTCCTCGGGCTGCATCCGCCTGATGAACAACGACGTCATCGACCTGTATGACCGGGTCAGGGTCGGTGCCCGGGTCTATGTCTATCATTGA
- the speE gene encoding polyamine aminopropyltransferase, producing MSSNKTARPADQTETWYTETLHADLRSSYRCRKVLFDARIDHQHLVIFDGGRFGKVMMLDGVTQLTTSDEFIYHEMLTHVPILAHGDVREVLVIGGGDGGVAAEALKHRGVQRLTLVEIDAGVVDFSKAHLPEVSRGAFDDPRFELVIQDGRDFVADTDRIYDLIVVDSTDPIGPGEVLFTEGFYRDCRRILRPGGVVVTQNGVPFFQAAELEQTIRFFSALFADATCFLAAVPTYTGGFMALGWGSDDPGLRKVEPAVIARRFADAGIETRYYTPELHHAAFALPKFIGDIVARGRRR from the coding sequence ATGTCTTCCAACAAGACCGCACGCCCGGCTGACCAGACGGAAACGTGGTACACGGAAACCCTTCACGCGGACCTGAGGAGCTCCTATCGCTGCCGCAAGGTGCTGTTCGATGCGCGAATCGACCATCAGCATCTGGTGATCTTCGACGGCGGTCGCTTCGGCAAGGTGATGATGCTGGACGGCGTGACCCAGCTCACCACGTCGGACGAGTTCATCTATCACGAGATGCTGACCCATGTGCCGATCCTGGCCCACGGGGATGTCCGCGAGGTTCTGGTGATCGGTGGCGGCGACGGCGGGGTCGCGGCGGAAGCCCTGAAGCACCGCGGTGTGCAGCGGCTGACCCTCGTCGAGATCGATGCAGGGGTGGTGGATTTTTCCAAGGCGCACCTGCCGGAGGTGAGCCGGGGGGCGTTCGATGATCCGCGCTTCGAGCTCGTGATCCAGGATGGGCGCGATTTCGTCGCCGACACGGATCGCATCTACGACCTGATCGTGGTTGATTCGACCGATCCCATCGGCCCCGGCGAGGTTCTGTTCACGGAAGGCTTCTATCGCGATTGCCGGCGCATCCTGCGGCCGGGCGGCGTGGTGGTCACCCAGAACGGCGTCCCCTTCTTCCAGGCCGCCGAGCTCGAGCAGACCATCCGCTTCTTCTCCGCCCTCTTCGCGGACGCCACGTGCTTCCTCGCGGCCGTGCCCACCTATACCGGCGGCTTCATGGCGCTGGGCTGGGGAAGCGACGATCCCGGCCTTCGCAAGGTGGAGCCTGCGGTGATCGCGCGCCGGTTTGCCGATGCCGGGATCGAGACCCGCTATTACACGCCGGAGCTGCACCACGCCGCATTCGCCTTGCCAAAGTTCATTGGCGATATCGTTGCGCGGGGACGCCGCCGCTGA
- the speD gene encoding adenosylmethionine decarboxylase, giving the protein MRDDRKDHFISKNGVDCAGTHLIIDLLGAEGIDDIDLIDETLRKCVSEAGATLLHMHLHHFTPNSGVSGVAVLAESHISIHTWPERAYAALDVFMCGDSEPERCVEVLRAAFKPRQLNVTEILRGEGA; this is encoded by the coding sequence GTGCGCGACGACCGCAAGGACCATTTTATCAGCAAGAACGGCGTGGATTGCGCCGGCACGCATCTCATTATCGATCTTTTGGGTGCTGAAGGCATCGACGATATCGATCTGATTGATGAGACGCTGCGCAAGTGCGTGTCCGAGGCCGGAGCGACCTTGCTGCACATGCACCTGCACCATTTCACGCCGAATAGCGGCGTGAGCGGGGTGGCGGTGCTCGCCGAAAGCCACATTTCAATCCACACGTGGCCGGAGCGGGCCTATGCGGCGCTGGATGTGTTCATGTGCGGCGATTCCGAGCCGGAGCGCTGTGTCGAGGTTCTGCGCGCCGCGTTCAAGCCGCGGCAGCTCAACGTGACGGAAATCCTGCGCGGCGAAGGGGCCTGA
- a CDS encoding ABC-F family ATP-binding cassette domain-containing protein — translation MLHINGLTYRINGRLLLENATAAIPAGHKVGLIGRNGTGKSTLLKLLTGALQPETGAVSVPRDVRIGEVAQEAPGGPESLISVVLAADAERAALLAEAEHATDPARIAEIQLRLADIDAHAAPARAATILAGLGFPEEDQQRPCSDFSGGWRMRVALAAVLFSRPDILLLDEPTNYLDLEGTLWLQNFLKTYPATVVIVSHDRDLLNAIPNHILLLEGRRLTLYTGNYDRFERMRQEEQARQLKLKKRQDEERRRIQAFVDRFRYKASKARQAQSRLKMLERMDPVAAVIEQHVTPFHFPPIAKPLDPPLIRIEHGVVGYEPGKPVLRGLDLRIDPDDRIALLGANGNGKSTFVKLIAGKLKLDAGEMRYHNRMSVGYFAQHQVEALDLEATPYDYMLKLMPEATVAQRRARLGSFGFGAELADNRIGTLSGGEKARLTLMLATFHRPQILLLDEPTNHLDIDSRAALANALNEYEGAVILISHDRHLIEACADRLWLVANGTVRPFDGDLDDYTRLVLESARERARAARLEKQQQSQGDEAAPSVRESGAAESRSEPVQTTPAAEAQVTAQERRRMAAQLRHQLSPYRRRIEAAEKRVDLLQKRIAAVEADLANPKLYAQDSVAANRLVLDRAGLLKQLKQAEAEWLDASAALEEAEALLRSS, via the coding sequence ATGCTGCATATCAACGGCCTCACCTACCGCATCAACGGACGGCTCCTTCTGGAGAATGCGACCGCAGCCATTCCGGCAGGCCACAAGGTCGGCCTGATCGGCCGCAATGGCACGGGCAAGTCCACCCTTCTCAAGCTGCTGACCGGCGCGCTGCAGCCCGAAACAGGCGCAGTGAGCGTGCCGCGCGACGTGCGTATCGGCGAAGTGGCACAGGAGGCGCCGGGCGGCCCGGAGAGCCTCATTTCGGTGGTTCTGGCGGCGGATGCAGAGCGCGCCGCGTTGCTGGCTGAGGCCGAGCATGCGACGGATCCAGCGCGCATCGCCGAGATCCAGCTGCGGCTCGCCGACATCGATGCCCATGCGGCGCCGGCGCGAGCCGCCACGATTCTCGCCGGGCTGGGTTTTCCCGAAGAGGACCAGCAGCGACCCTGCTCGGATTTCTCGGGCGGCTGGCGCATGCGCGTGGCCCTTGCCGCGGTACTGTTCTCCCGGCCCGATATCCTGCTGCTGGACGAGCCGACCAATTATCTCGACCTCGAAGGCACCTTGTGGCTGCAGAACTTCCTCAAGACCTATCCAGCCACCGTGGTGATCGTCAGCCACGACCGCGACCTGCTCAATGCGATTCCCAACCACATCCTGCTGCTCGAGGGCCGCAGACTGACGCTCTATACCGGGAATTACGACCGGTTCGAGCGCATGCGCCAGGAGGAGCAGGCGCGCCAGCTCAAGCTCAAGAAACGGCAGGACGAGGAGCGCCGGCGCATCCAGGCTTTCGTGGACCGGTTCCGCTACAAGGCGTCGAAGGCGCGCCAGGCGCAGAGCCGGCTCAAGATGCTGGAGCGCATGGACCCGGTGGCGGCGGTCATCGAGCAGCATGTCACCCCGTTTCACTTCCCGCCCATCGCAAAGCCGCTGGATCCGCCGCTGATCCGGATCGAGCACGGCGTGGTCGGCTATGAACCGGGAAAGCCGGTGCTGCGCGGCCTCGACTTGCGCATCGATCCGGACGATCGCATCGCCCTGCTCGGCGCGAACGGCAACGGCAAGTCGACCTTTGTCAAGCTTATTGCCGGCAAGCTGAAGCTGGATGCCGGCGAGATGCGCTATCACAATCGGATGAGCGTCGGCTATTTCGCACAGCATCAGGTCGAGGCGCTGGACCTCGAGGCAACCCCTTACGATTACATGCTGAAGCTGATGCCCGAAGCGACAGTGGCCCAGCGGCGCGCGCGGCTGGGTTCGTTTGGCTTCGGTGCGGAGCTCGCCGACAATCGCATCGGCACGCTTTCGGGCGGCGAGAAGGCGCGGCTTACCCTCATGCTGGCCACGTTCCATCGGCCGCAGATCCTGCTGCTCGACGAGCCGACCAACCATCTCGACATCGACAGCCGGGCAGCGCTCGCCAATGCCCTCAATGAATATGAGGGCGCCGTCATCCTGATCAGCCATGATCGCCACCTGATCGAGGCCTGCGCCGACCGGCTGTGGCTGGTGGCGAATGGGACGGTGAGGCCGTTTGACGGCGACCTCGACGACTATACCCGGCTGGTGCTGGAGAGCGCCCGCGAGCGGGCGCGTGCCGCACGGCTGGAGAAGCAGCAGCAGTCCCAGGGGGATGAGGCCGCCCCCTCAGTACGTGAGTCTGGAGCGGCGGAGAGCCGTTCCGAGCCGGTGCAGACCACTCCGGCGGCAGAGGCGCAGGTCACGGCCCAGGAGCGGCGGCGGATGGCGGCCCAGCTCAGACACCAGCTCAGCCCCTATCGGCGGCGCATCGAAGCCGCCGAGAAGCGGGTCGATCTGCTGCAGAAGCGCATCGCTGCGGTCGAGGCCGATCTCGCGAACCCAAAGCTCTATGCCCAGGACAGCGTTGCCGCCAACCGCCTGGTGCTCGATCGTGCAGGGCTGCTCAAGCAGCTGAAGCAGGCCGAAGCGGAGTGGCTGGACGCCTCTGCCGCGCTCGAAGAGGCAGAAGCCCTGCTGCGGTCGAGCTGA
- a CDS encoding glutathione S-transferase N-terminal domain-containing protein: MTIVLYELAGAKDERFSPYCWRVRFALAHKGLSYETRGLAFTEIPRAVGAPHRTVPIIDDDGVILSDSWTIADHLDRTYPERPLFGPDGREKAAYKFIEAWTNQMLTPAMVPLLVFDIYGRIKEKDKAYFRETREKRVGPLEQAANDADAKVAALPKLLAPFHYALEQRPWLGGEAPDYADYILAGTLQWARIVSPVQLIAPEDPLTEWFERCLDLFDGSARAMPAARAA; encoded by the coding sequence ATGACCATCGTGCTTTATGAGCTGGCAGGTGCCAAGGACGAGCGCTTCAGCCCCTATTGCTGGCGGGTGCGCTTCGCGCTGGCCCACAAGGGTCTCTCATATGAGACCCGCGGCCTCGCTTTTACCGAGATCCCGCGCGCGGTCGGCGCCCCGCACCGCACAGTGCCGATCATCGACGACGACGGGGTGATCCTGTCCGACAGCTGGACGATTGCCGACCATCTCGATCGCACCTATCCCGAGAGGCCTCTGTTCGGCCCAGACGGCCGCGAGAAGGCGGCCTATAAGTTCATCGAGGCCTGGACAAACCAGATGCTGACACCCGCCATGGTGCCGCTGCTGGTCTTCGACATCTATGGCCGCATCAAAGAGAAGGACAAAGCCTATTTCCGCGAGACCCGGGAGAAGCGGGTCGGTCCATTGGAGCAGGCTGCGAACGATGCCGACGCCAAGGTCGCCGCGCTGCCCAAGCTTCTGGCCCCGTTCCACTATGCCCTGGAGCAGCGGCCATGGCTGGGGGGCGAAGCGCCGGACTATGCCGACTATATCCTGGCGGGCACGCTGCAATGGGCACGTATCGTCAGCCCGGTCCAGCTCATCGCGCCTGAGGATCCGCTCACCGAATGGTTCGAGCGCTGCCTTGACCTGTTCGACGGCTCAGCCCGGGCCATGCCGGCTGCCCGGGCCGCCTGA
- a CDS encoding DUF1737 domain-containing protein, translating into MTEKLAYRLLTGPDDRSFCEKVSKALDEGYILYGSPSVTFNGERVICAQAVVLPHTPSVGD; encoded by the coding sequence ATGACAGAAAAGCTTGCATACCGGCTGCTCACCGGACCCGATGATCGATCCTTCTGTGAGAAGGTGAGCAAGGCCCTCGACGAGGGTTACATTCTTTATGGCTCGCCTTCGGTCACCTTCAACGGCGAGCGGGTGATCTGCGCGCAAGCCGTGGTGCTGCCACACACGCCCAGTGTCGGAGACTGA
- a CDS encoding DNA polymerase III subunit chi: MTEVLFYHLERQSLEQMLPVLLSKTLERGWRAVVQAGSPERVEALNTQLWTYAEGSFLPHGSARDGFAAQQPIWLTDGEDCPNGAAVRFLVDGAAAADVSAYVRVVHLFDGRDPEALAHARAQWKAMKAAGHEVTYWQQNEQGRWERKA; this comes from the coding sequence ATGACCGAGGTCTTGTTCTATCATCTGGAGCGGCAGAGCCTGGAGCAGATGCTGCCGGTGCTGCTCTCGAAGACGTTGGAGCGGGGCTGGCGGGCGGTGGTGCAGGCCGGCAGTCCGGAGCGAGTGGAGGCGCTCAACACTCAGCTCTGGACCTATGCGGAGGGCAGCTTCCTGCCCCATGGCAGCGCGCGCGACGGCTTTGCGGCGCAGCAGCCGATCTGGCTCACCGACGGCGAGGATTGTCCGAACGGTGCGGCCGTGCGCTTTCTCGTCGACGGAGCGGCGGCGGCGGATGTGAGCGCCTATGTCCGGGTGGTGCATCTGTTCGATGGCCGCGACCCTGAGGCGCTGGCGCATGCTCGCGCGCAGTGGAAGGCGATGAAGGCGGCCGGCCACGAGGTGACCTATTGGCAGCAGAACGAGCAGGGCCGCTGGGAACGTAAGGCATAA
- a CDS encoding leucyl aminopeptidase: protein MKIKFAKPQRPKTGTLVILAGEGAGLSGFGASLDEASGGAIARAMKASGFTGKREKLLDILAPAGLELDRVLVAGLGKLAELKSRDLELVGGAIAGAVSSGKSKDVAVVVELGEGAKVATADAAAAIAAGVKLRDYTFDKYKTKKKDDENGNKKPLRNLTIMSADADAAKAAAAPLLAVAEGVHLARDLVNEPPNVLYPASYAKRAEELTRLGVKVEVLGEKEMTALGMGALLAVGQGSSRESRLVVMTWQGGRKDAPPIAIIGKGVVFDTGGISIKPGAGMQDMKGDMAGSACVVGLMHALAARKARANVVGVIGLVENMPDGSAYRPGDILTSMSGQTIEVQNTDAEGRLVLADALWYTQERFKPRFMIDLATLTGAILIALGKEHAGLFSNNDELAAHITAAGVETGEKVWRLPLGPEYDKLIDSDVADMKNVGGRNAGSITAAQFLQRFVNGVPWAHLDIAGTGMDANKTALSQHFGSGWGVQLLNRLIADHYET, encoded by the coding sequence ATGAAGATCAAATTCGCCAAGCCTCAACGGCCCAAGACGGGCACGCTTGTCATTCTGGCCGGAGAAGGAGCCGGTCTTTCAGGCTTCGGCGCATCGCTGGACGAGGCGAGCGGCGGCGCGATCGCGCGAGCGATGAAGGCGTCGGGCTTCACCGGAAAGCGCGAGAAGCTGCTGGACATCCTCGCACCGGCCGGGCTCGAACTCGACCGCGTTCTGGTGGCGGGGCTGGGCAAGCTGGCTGAGCTCAAGTCCCGGGATCTCGAACTGGTGGGCGGCGCCATTGCCGGTGCCGTGAGTTCGGGCAAGTCCAAGGACGTGGCGGTCGTTGTCGAGCTGGGCGAGGGGGCGAAGGTCGCGACCGCGGATGCCGCCGCCGCGATCGCGGCTGGCGTGAAGCTCCGGGACTATACCTTCGACAAGTACAAGACCAAGAAGAAGGACGACGAGAACGGCAACAAGAAGCCGCTGCGCAACCTTACCATCATGTCCGCCGACGCGGATGCGGCAAAGGCCGCGGCAGCGCCGCTGCTGGCGGTGGCGGAGGGCGTGCATCTCGCCCGCGACCTGGTGAACGAGCCGCCGAACGTGCTCTATCCCGCGTCCTACGCCAAGCGGGCCGAGGAGCTCACCAGGCTCGGGGTCAAGGTCGAGGTGCTCGGCGAGAAGGAAATGACGGCGCTCGGCATGGGGGCGCTGCTCGCGGTGGGGCAAGGGTCGAGCCGCGAGAGCCGGCTGGTGGTCATGACCTGGCAGGGCGGCCGCAAGGATGCACCGCCCATCGCCATTATCGGCAAGGGCGTCGTGTTCGATACCGGCGGCATCTCGATCAAGCCCGGCGCCGGCATGCAGGACATGAAGGGCGACATGGCGGGGTCCGCCTGCGTGGTCGGGCTGATGCACGCGCTCGCCGCCCGCAAAGCACGCGCCAACGTGGTTGGCGTCATCGGGCTGGTTGAGAACATGCCCGATGGCAGCGCCTATCGCCCGGGCGACATTCTGACCTCCATGTCCGGCCAGACCATCGAAGTGCAGAACACCGACGCCGAAGGCCGCCTGGTCCTGGCGGACGCGCTCTGGTACACTCAGGAGCGGTTCAAACCCCGCTTCATGATCGATCTCGCCACCTTGACGGGCGCCATCCTGATCGCCCTCGGCAAGGAGCATGCGGGGCTGTTCTCGAATAATGACGAGCTGGCGGCACACATCACCGCTGCGGGTGTAGAAACCGGCGAGAAGGTCTGGCGTCTGCCGCTCGGGCCCGAATATGACAAGCTCATCGACAGCGATGTGGCCGACATGAAGAATGTGGGCGGCCGCAATGCCGGCTCGATCACCGCGGCGCAGTTCCTGCAGCGTTTCGTCAACGGCGTGCCTTGGGCCCATCTCGACATCGCCGGCACTGGCATGGACGCAAACAAGACGGCGTTAAGCCAACATTTCGGCTCCGGCTGGGGCGTGCAGCTGCTCAACCGGCTGATCGCCGATCATTATGAGACCTAG